The window ATTGGACTTGTGATGCCTGCTGATGAAGTGGTGGTTGTCACAACCCCAGAGCCCACTTCCATTACCGACTCCTATGGTCTGATTAAATCCATTGTCTCTCAATCCAAAGACAAAAACCTAAAGATCATCGTAAACCGTGTGCGTTCTGCCATTGAAGGCAAAAAAGTCGCCGACCGTGTGATCGATATCTCGGGCCAATTTTTAGAAGTCCAAGTGGAAAACTTAGGATTTATCTTTCAAGATGAAGAAGTGGAAAAATCCATTCGGGAACAAAAACCATTCATCATTGGAGCCCCTCGATCCAAAGCAGCCGCATGCCTTACAAGAATCACTCACACCCTCTTACAAACAGAAGGTGGTTTTGATGATGAAGAAGGTCTCACTGGATTTTTTAAGAAGTTCTTCAGCTTTGTGGACTTCAAAGAAAAAGAAATGGAATCCAGAATGGAGGAAGACAACTAAGTGCTCATCGGATTTGTACTGGGATTTGCAATCCTTGGGGCCATCATAAGCGCCGTCTGTGGATTTTTAGTAGGAAACCGCATTGGTTATATTTTCTTTGTCTCGCTGATCTCGACATTTGCGTTTGGTGGACTTGGGTTTGGAATTTTTAGTGTCCTGCAAAAGAAAGTCCCTGAATTTTTAGAGTTTTTATCCACATTTTCCATTGGTGGTTTTGGTGGAGAAGGTCATGCAGATGACTTTGATCACGACCATGCCGGTATGGAATCTTCTTCGGCAACGGGAACTTCCTCTGATGACTATGGAGTGCAACCGATGGGTGACGCTGCCATGGATGCCAAACTTGCGATGGCGAAGTCAGGTAAATTTGGAGACCATATCATAGTGGATAAAATTGCGATCAAAAACGAGCCAAAACTCATGGCCGAGGCCATTCGCACCATGATGGCAAAGGATGACCCACAAGAGGGCTGAAAAATTACTGTTTTTAGAGGACATAAGAAAAAATCCTCTTGTAATTTTCATTTCTTTACGATTTATAAAGTAAAGAGATCCCGTACCCTGGTTCCCAATGTCAAGATTGCTAGACAAATACAATCAGTTTGATGAGACAGATCTTTGGAAACAATACCGTGTCAAAAAGGACGCGGAAATCCGAAGTTATCTTGTTGAAAAATATTCACCTCTCGTCAAACACGTGGCCGGGCGGATTGCGATCGGAATGCCACAAAATGTGGAATTTGAAGACCTCGTCAGTTATGGCGTCTTTGGTCTGTTAGATGCCATTGAAAAGTTTGACCCTTCCCGCGAAATTAAATTCAAAACCTATGCGATGACTCGTATCCGTGGGTCCATCTTTGATGAACTCCGCAGTGTGGATTGGATCCCAAGGTCCATCCGCCAAAAGGCAAAACAACTCGAAAACATCATTGCCATGCTTGAGAACAAAGAGGGCAAAAAAGTCGATGATGAAGAGATTGCCAAAGAACTTGGCGTCTCCATGGAAGAATACAATTCCCTCCTTGCCAAACTCTCTGGAACCTCACTTGTTTCACTGAATGACATTTGGTTTCTCGGAGATGAGAACGATGAAGTTTCCTTTATGGAAACATTAGAGTCTCCGATGAATATGAACCCAGACAATATCATCGAAAAAGAAGAAATCAAAAACGTCATTGTCGAAGCCATCCAGTCATTGCCTGAAAAGGAAAAAAAAGTCATCGTCCTCTATTACTATGAAGACCTGACCTTAAAAGAGATTGGGGAAGTATTGGAAGTCACAGAATCACGTATCTCTCAACTCCACACCAAAGCTGTCGCA of the Leptospira biflexa serovar Patoc strain 'Patoc 1 (Paris)' genome contains:
- a CDS encoding MinD/ParA family protein; protein product: MDQAANLRKLTETGTGLKLVQPQDAAKKTKIIAVASGKGGVGKSTVSVNLAISIAKTGLKVLIFDGDLGLANVNVLLGIIPKYNLYHVVKGHKSLKDIVISTPEGVDIIAGASGYSQLANLNETQRNNLIKGFAELDRYDVMIIDTGAGISANVIGLVMPADEVVVVTTPEPTSITDSYGLIKSIVSQSKDKNLKIIVNRVRSAIEGKKVADRVIDISGQFLEVQVENLGFIFQDEEVEKSIREQKPFIIGAPRSKAAACLTRITHTLLQTEGGFDDEEGLTGFFKKFFSFVDFKEKEMESRMEEDN
- the whiG gene encoding RNA polymerase sigma factor WhiG, with protein sequence MSRLLDKYNQFDETDLWKQYRVKKDAEIRSYLVEKYSPLVKHVAGRIAIGMPQNVEFEDLVSYGVFGLLDAIEKFDPSREIKFKTYAMTRIRGSIFDELRSVDWIPRSIRQKAKQLENIIAMLENKEGKKVDDEEIAKELGVSMEEYNSLLAKLSGTSLVSLNDIWFLGDENDEVSFMETLESPMNMNPDNIIEKEEIKNVIVEAIQSLPEKEKKVIVLYYYEDLTLKEIGEVLEVTESRISQLHTKAVARLRSKLSKVKSAIQKR